In the Betaproteobacteria bacterium genome, one interval contains:
- the hpnC gene encoding squalene synthase HpnC, whose amino-acid sequence MRAVFTSANHYENFPVASVLLPARLRFPVHAIYRFARSADDIADEGDMDAATRLAQLAQYRVQLGNLSQAAKSGGMFGDLARVVAEHQLPVKLFFELLDAFTQDVTQKRYATFSDVMDYCRRSADPIGRLLLHLFGRTEPRFLEYSDRICSSLQLINFLQDVQADYRKDRIYIPMDEISRFGVSEHQIAHASTEGGWRDLMQYQITRARSMLNDGASLGYELPGRMGLELRMIVEGGRRILDKLEAVKGDVFKRRPVLEAWDWPVMLLRAALSFRLPS is encoded by the coding sequence ATTCGAGCGGTGTTCACGAGCGCCAACCATTATGAAAATTTCCCGGTCGCATCGGTCCTGCTGCCAGCACGCCTGCGTTTTCCGGTGCATGCCATTTACCGCTTTGCACGTTCCGCGGACGACATTGCCGACGAAGGTGATATGGATGCGGCGACACGGCTCGCACAACTTGCACAGTACCGCGTCCAATTGGGGAATCTATCGCAAGCGGCAAAATCCGGCGGCATGTTTGGCGATCTGGCCCGGGTGGTCGCCGAGCACCAGCTACCCGTTAAGCTTTTCTTCGAACTTCTGGACGCCTTCACCCAGGACGTTACGCAAAAACGCTATGCAACTTTTTCTGATGTCATGGACTATTGCCGCCGCTCCGCCGATCCCATTGGCAGGCTGCTACTGCATCTTTTCGGCAGAACAGAACCGCGTTTCTTAGAGTACTCGGATCGCATTTGCTCCAGCCTCCAACTCATCAACTTTCTGCAGGACGTGCAAGCCGATTACCGCAAAGACAGAATCTATATTCCGATGGATGAGATCAGCCGCTTTGGCGTGTCCGAGCATCAGATCGCCCATGCGAGTACTGAAGGTGGCTGGCGTGACCTGATGCAATATCAAATTACCAGGGCACGCTCGATGTTGAATGACGGTGCCAGTCTTGGATATGAATTGCCGGGCAGAATGGGATTGGAACTGCGCATGATCGTAGAGGGTGGAAGGCGCATATTGGACAAATTGGAAGCAGTCAAAGGCGACGTATTCAAGCGCCGCCCAGTTCTCGAGGCGTGGGACTGGCCCGTGATGCTCCTTCGCGCCGCGCTCTCATTTCGCTTGCCTTCATGA
- the clpP gene encoding ATP-dependent Clp endopeptidase proteolytic subunit ClpP yields MTYGQFQEPRGLGLVPMVVEQSGRGERAYDIYSRLLKERVIFLVGPVNEVSANLIVAQLLFLESENPDKDVFFYINSPGGSVSAGLAIYDTMQFIKPAVSTLCIGQAASMGALLLAAGAKDKRFCLPNSRVMIHQPMGGYQGQASDIEIHAREILYLRQRLNEILASHTGQDIKSIEKDTDRDNFMAAEEAVKYGLVDKVLSRRDVAT; encoded by the coding sequence ATGACATATGGGCAGTTTCAGGAACCTAGGGGATTGGGTCTGGTCCCCATGGTGGTGGAGCAAAGCGGGCGTGGAGAGCGTGCCTATGACATCTACTCGCGGCTGTTGAAGGAGCGGGTCATTTTTCTGGTGGGGCCCGTGAACGAGGTATCGGCAAATCTGATCGTTGCCCAATTGCTATTTCTTGAGTCGGAGAATCCGGATAAGGACGTGTTCTTCTACATCAACTCGCCGGGAGGTTCTGTTTCGGCTGGCTTGGCGATCTACGACACCATGCAATTCATCAAACCTGCCGTCAGCACTTTGTGCATCGGGCAGGCAGCCAGCATGGGTGCGTTGCTCCTCGCCGCAGGCGCCAAGGACAAGCGCTTTTGCCTTCCAAACTCAAGGGTGATGATTCACCAACCCATGGGTGGCTATCAAGGGCAGGCCTCCGATATCGAAATCCACGCCAGAGAAATACTCTATCTACGCCAACGGCTTAATGAGATACTGGCGTCGCATACCGGGCAAGATATCAAGTCCATAGAGAAAGACACGGACCGAGACAATTTCATGGCGGCCGAGGAGGCGGTGAAATACGGGCTGGTCGATAAAGTACTATCGCGTCGCGACGTGGCAACCTAA
- a CDS encoding acyl-CoA thioesterase, with the protein MAAARPAGPAPTITTSYSMDSRCATLCSFSCGKVGLLDFAMLSSFTKVATKVDGKVDGKVDREARGKLVHVEKFRMRWADMDALGHMNNTVYLRCLEQARISWFDSMQVDYRTHAEGPVLGSIACRYRIPIVYPANLCITLYLGAARKSSFPLISEIYEESDPARIYATAEAMMVWINLKEGKSRPLPGWLRTLAELENS; encoded by the coding sequence ATGGCCGCCGCGAGACCGGCTGGCCCCGCTCCAACAATCACGACGTCGTACTCCATGGATTCGCGCTGTGCCACGCTGTGCTCCTTTTCTTGCGGGAAGGTTGGGCTGTTAGACTTTGCGATGTTATCGTCTTTTACCAAAGTGGCTACCAAGGTGGATGGCAAAGTGGATGGAAAAGTGGATAGGGAAGCGCGCGGGAAGTTGGTGCACGTGGAAAAATTCCGCATGCGGTGGGCGGATATGGATGCCCTGGGGCACATGAACAACACGGTGTATTTGCGCTGCCTGGAGCAGGCGCGCATCTCCTGGTTCGACAGCATGCAAGTGGATTACAGAACCCACGCCGAAGGTCCCGTGCTGGGAAGCATCGCCTGCCGCTATCGCATTCCTATCGTCTACCCGGCCAATCTGTGCATCACGCTTTATCTTGGAGCGGCGAGGAAGAGTAGCTTCCCGCTGATCAGCGAGATTTACGAGGAGTCCGACCCCGCGCGCATCTACGCGACCGCCGAAGCCATGATGGTATGGATTAACTTGAAGGAAGGAAAATCGCGCCCGCTTCCTGGGTGGTTGCGCACCCTCGCGGAACTGGAAAATTCATAG
- a CDS encoding trigger factor: MQATLETISTLERRLKVSLPMQDVNSEVDSRLRRMARTAKIHGFRPGKVPYKLVQQQYGGQIRQEVLGDILQKTFGEAVRQKNLRVAGLPRFEPSAEPKGEETFEYSATFEIYPEVKIGELTSTGIKRPVLAVGDSEIDKTIEVLRKQRVTYQPVERGAAKGDRVLLDFEGKRDGQTFEGATGKDHMALIGEKRYIEAFEDNLIGLKKGDQKNFEVTFPPDYHSSELAGKQVSFDVQIKGVDQANLPPLDSEFAKALGIPDGDQARLREDVRTNLTREVEWRIQARVKDQVMRVLHDSAQIEVPKSLVEMEINRLMGEMRENLKSRGMKQDTDLPLELFESDAKRRVTLGLIISELVRTQNLQAKPEQLKELVAQHAQSYENPSEVVQWYYQSPDRLREVESLALENNVVQWVLGVAKAEDVTVEFDELMGNRT, from the coding sequence ATGCAAGCAACACTTGAAACCATCAGTACCCTGGAACGGCGTCTCAAAGTGTCGCTCCCCATGCAGGATGTAAACAGCGAGGTCGATAGCCGGCTACGCCGGATGGCGCGTACAGCGAAAATACACGGCTTTCGTCCCGGCAAGGTTCCCTACAAACTCGTGCAGCAACAGTACGGCGGGCAAATTCGCCAGGAAGTGTTGGGCGATATCTTGCAGAAAACCTTTGGTGAGGCGGTTCGGCAAAAGAATTTACGAGTGGCTGGATTGCCCCGGTTCGAACCAAGCGCCGAGCCCAAGGGCGAAGAGACGTTCGAATATAGCGCGACGTTCGAAATCTATCCCGAGGTCAAAATCGGTGAGTTGACCAGTACCGGGATCAAACGACCGGTGTTGGCCGTTGGGGATTCCGAGATCGACAAGACCATCGAAGTTTTGCGTAAGCAACGAGTTACTTACCAGCCTGTGGAACGCGGCGCGGCCAAGGGGGACCGGGTATTGCTTGACTTCGAGGGCAAACGGGACGGCCAAACCTTCGAGGGCGCAACTGGCAAGGATCACATGGCCCTGATCGGCGAGAAGCGCTACATCGAAGCGTTCGAGGACAACCTAATTGGGCTTAAGAAGGGAGACCAAAAGAATTTTGAAGTGACTTTCCCCCCTGATTATCACTCTTCCGAGCTCGCCGGCAAGCAAGTGTCCTTTGACGTACAGATCAAGGGTGTGGACCAAGCCAATCTTCCTCCCTTGGATTCGGAGTTCGCTAAAGCCCTAGGTATTCCCGACGGCGATCAGGCGCGTTTGAGAGAGGATGTCAGGACAAATCTCACCCGCGAGGTCGAGTGGCGGATCCAAGCGCGAGTCAAGGACCAAGTAATGCGGGTACTGCATGATTCGGCCCAAATCGAGGTTCCCAAGAGTTTGGTGGAAATGGAAATTAACCGGCTGATGGGCGAAATGCGGGAAAACCTCAAATCTCGGGGCATGAAGCAGGATACCGACTTGCCGCTAGAGCTTTTCGAAAGCGATGCCAAGCGCCGGGTGACCCTTGGGTTGATTATTTCTGAGTTGGTGAGGACTCAGAATTTGCAGGCGAAACCGGAACAATTGAAAGAGTTAGTGGCGCAGCATGCGCAAAGCTACGAAAACCCTAGCGAAGTGGTTCAGTGGTACTACCAATCACCCGATAGATTGCGGGAGGTTGAGTCACTCGCATTGGAAAATAACGTGGTTCAATGGGTGCTCGGCGTGGCAAAGGCCGAGGACGTGACCGTCGAATTCGACGAGCTAATGGGGAATCGTACGTGA
- the hpnD gene encoding squalene synthase HpnD: MTPDQYCQNRVLRSGSSFYYSFLFLPNEQRLAIHALYAFCREVDDVVDECSDPVIARQKLQWWRSEIANMLEGNPQHPVAKALLPAMAAFKLPSAHLIEIIDGMQMDLDYNRYPDFATLEIYCYRVAGVVGLLAAEIFGYKDPSTREFARQLGIALQLTNIIRDVREDIGRNRVYIPLKDLEQFGVQVDDIVLYRETDAFKSLISHQITRAISHYERAASSLCAQDRRSQRASLIMGNIYRTLLDEIRQGGCKVLSERTALPPLRKFWIAWKTWITST, from the coding sequence ATGACCCCAGACCAGTACTGCCAGAATCGCGTTCTTCGCAGCGGATCGAGTTTTTACTACAGTTTTCTTTTTCTACCCAACGAGCAGCGCCTGGCCATCCACGCCCTTTACGCTTTTTGCCGTGAAGTCGACGATGTAGTCGACGAATGCTCAGACCCTGTCATCGCGCGCCAGAAACTGCAATGGTGGCGGAGCGAAATAGCCAATATGCTGGAGGGGAATCCGCAACACCCCGTCGCAAAGGCCTTACTACCTGCCATGGCGGCTTTCAAACTGCCATCTGCACATTTGATCGAGATCATCGACGGCATGCAAATGGATCTCGACTACAACCGCTATCCGGATTTCGCAACCCTGGAAATTTACTGTTATCGCGTGGCTGGCGTGGTCGGCTTGCTTGCAGCCGAGATTTTCGGTTACAAGGATCCCAGCACGCGCGAATTCGCCCGCCAGTTGGGAATCGCCTTACAACTCACTAATATCATTCGAGACGTCCGGGAGGACATCGGCCGCAACCGGGTCTACATTCCCTTGAAGGATTTGGAGCAGTTCGGTGTCCAGGTGGACGATATCGTGCTCTACCGAGAAACCGATGCTTTTAAAAGTTTGATCTCGCACCAAATCACGCGCGCCATCTCTCATTACGAGCGTGCGGCATCAAGCCTTTGCGCCCAAGACCGCCGGTCACAACGCGCCAGCCTCATCATGGGCAACATCTATCGCACCTTGCTGGACGAAATTCGGCAAGGCGGATGTAAGGTGCTGAGCGAGCGCACGGCACTCCCGCCATTGCGAAAATTCTGGATCGCCTGGAAAACCTGGATCACCTCCACATAA
- a CDS encoding SDR family NAD(P)-dependent oxidoreductase has protein sequence MTRSLLAYQAPPNLLAGRVILITGAGQGLGHTVALGAARCGATVIAHGRNTAKLERLYDRITGEKYPEPMILPLDLAHATDREFDQMAGGIESQLGSLSGIVHCAAELLPPAPIEQQRLDDWMRLLRVNLAAPMSLTRACARLLRTAPSASVIFTGETHGLHPAAFWGGFAAAKGALASLTRILAQEWEHLPSLRANMIVPGNIDSPQRGQSHPGEHSTERAPLISVLPAYLYLLGQDSLGITGQIFEL, from the coding sequence ATGACCAGATCCCTTCTCGCCTACCAGGCACCGCCCAACTTGCTCGCCGGGCGCGTCATCCTGATAACGGGCGCAGGCCAAGGTTTAGGGCACACCGTTGCGCTTGGCGCGGCGCGTTGTGGTGCGACTGTCATTGCGCATGGCAGGAATACGGCCAAATTGGAAAGACTCTATGATCGAATTACCGGCGAGAAATATCCCGAGCCGATGATCCTGCCTCTTGATCTAGCGCACGCCACCGACCGGGAATTCGACCAAATGGCGGGGGGCATCGAATCGCAGTTAGGAAGCTTGTCGGGCATCGTGCACTGCGCCGCGGAGTTGCTCCCGCCTGCCCCCATTGAACAACAGCGGCTGGACGACTGGATGCGTTTGCTGAGAGTCAATCTTGCCGCGCCCATGTCGCTCACACGCGCTTGCGCGCGGCTTCTGCGGACAGCGCCCAGTGCATCCGTCATCTTCACCGGCGAAACCCACGGGCTCCATCCCGCGGCGTTCTGGGGCGGGTTCGCCGCCGCGAAAGGCGCTCTTGCGTCTCTTACCAGAATATTGGCGCAAGAGTGGGAACATCTCCCAAGCCTTCGCGCCAATATGATCGTGCCGGGCAATATCGATTCGCCCCAGCGCGGCCAGTCCCACCCCGGCGAGCACTCCACGGAACGCGCGCCCTTGATCTCGGTGTTGCCTGCTTATCTCTATCTGCTGGGGCAAGACAGTCTGGGTATAACCGGACAAATATTCGAGCTATGA
- a CDS encoding FAD-dependent oxidoreductase, which translates to MGSAQVAIIGGGYAGMAAAVSLAERGLPAIVFEAGATLGGRARRVIAGGIDLDNGLHILIGAYGETQRIISIVGQSMEDPKLLRIPLELGIHPGFRLRAPRLPWPINLALGLLTASGIGTKDKIRIVRMLMFLRSRRFLLDEDVSVAHLLAAHHQTHAANLYLWHPLCISALNTAPDEASAQIFCNVLRDTFSFPASNSDLLLPLTDLSRLFPEGAVQYVARAGGEVRLNNRVTRIASHDNSIEISTRDGAAHFKACILAVAPQHLCALIEDTPAFSEMAAQVAALQYRPIYSVYLAYPENIRLPKAMVGLYAAYSQWVFDRGRLCNQPGVLGVVISAAGSHQDLAHDELASRVHGELRTAFPHLPAPLWHRVIAEKRATFACTVGIKRPSTFTPVPGVFLAGDYVHSDYPATIEAAVRSGLRAAHYCAQNLENNS; encoded by the coding sequence ATGGGATCCGCGCAAGTCGCGATCATCGGAGGGGGGTACGCGGGCATGGCCGCGGCCGTCTCGCTGGCTGAGCGCGGCCTACCTGCCATTGTGTTCGAAGCTGGTGCCACGCTAGGAGGGCGGGCACGCCGCGTGATAGCGGGCGGTATCGATTTGGACAACGGCCTGCACATTCTCATTGGCGCTTATGGCGAGACGCAACGGATCATTTCCATCGTGGGCCAATCCATGGAAGACCCAAAGCTGCTTCGCATCCCCCTTGAACTTGGCATCCACCCGGGCTTTCGCCTTCGCGCCCCACGCCTACCCTGGCCCATTAATCTCGCGCTGGGATTACTCACCGCATCGGGAATTGGCACGAAGGACAAGATTCGTATTGTCAGGATGCTCATGTTTCTCCGGTCACGACGCTTCCTATTGGATGAAGATGTAAGCGTCGCGCATTTGCTAGCCGCCCACCACCAAACACACGCGGCGAACCTCTACCTCTGGCACCCGCTGTGCATTTCCGCCTTGAACACCGCGCCAGATGAGGCCTCCGCACAAATCTTCTGCAACGTCTTGCGCGACACCTTTAGTTTCCCAGCAAGTAACAGCGATCTCCTTCTTCCTCTCACGGATCTGTCGCGGTTGTTTCCGGAGGGCGCCGTCCAATACGTAGCAAGGGCGGGCGGTGAAGTGCGGCTGAACAACCGGGTTACCCGTATCGCGTCCCACGACAATTCGATAGAGATAAGCACGCGGGACGGAGCCGCCCATTTCAAGGCCTGCATTCTGGCGGTAGCACCCCAGCATCTATGTGCGTTGATCGAAGACACCCCGGCTTTCTCGGAAATGGCGGCACAAGTCGCGGCGCTGCAATACCGGCCCATCTATTCGGTGTATCTCGCCTACCCGGAAAACATCCGGCTACCCAAGGCGATGGTGGGATTGTATGCGGCCTACAGCCAGTGGGTATTCGATCGCGGCCGCCTATGCAACCAACCCGGAGTCCTCGGCGTGGTGATCTCCGCCGCGGGATCCCATCAGGATCTCGCCCATGACGAGTTGGCGAGCCGGGTTCACGGCGAACTGCGAACCGCCTTTCCTCATCTACCCGCGCCCCTATGGCACCGCGTCATCGCGGAAAAACGCGCGACCTTCGCGTGCACCGTGGGCATCAAACGACCCTCAACCTTCACTCCCGTTCCCGGCGTCTTTCTCGCCGGAGACTATGTGCATAGCGATTACCCCGCGACCATCGAGGCGGCTGTGCGCAGCGGGCTTCGTGCAGCCCATTACTGCGCGCAGAACTTAGAGAATAATTCATGA
- a CDS encoding tetratricopeptide repeat protein: MDHALWGRKAWGWLLTNLLLHLVTTYGIWRLAVGCGAATDMASWAAILFALQPAHGMTVAYVSGRSAGMMTSLLVGSLLAFGTYQVERKKRYLLCSLLLFTFACCAKEMALIFPALLALWVFTRSRAGLAKRSELTSIIPFALVAATLLAAAFSNPRYRGLLEFSLNLRTPLESLVHNAAALPVTLSLLARPWSLAAEHSARLGPYAVSAGAIFILAWIGVACWASRKRHWLMFGMLWPVIALLPAHSFIAKADSVSETSLYLAWVGPSIALGMGSRAWCSTKSCRTVMSGAAVLLVAVCGWRTIVWGDQVLLWREAVTEAPLSARAWNNLGLAYMGRNNSNAAMHAFETALKLDPGNARAIRNLGVLEIVK; this comes from the coding sequence TTGGACCATGCGTTGTGGGGCCGGAAGGCGTGGGGATGGTTACTCACGAACTTGCTGCTGCATCTCGTAACGACCTATGGCATTTGGCGTCTGGCGGTGGGGTGTGGGGCGGCAACCGACATGGCGTCATGGGCCGCGATACTCTTCGCGTTGCAACCAGCCCACGGAATGACGGTGGCCTACGTGAGCGGGCGTTCAGCGGGGATGATGACATCGCTCCTGGTAGGTTCACTCCTCGCGTTCGGCACCTATCAAGTGGAGCGCAAGAAGCGCTATCTCTTGTGCTCGCTGCTGCTATTCACCTTTGCGTGCTGCGCAAAAGAGATGGCCCTGATATTTCCAGCCTTGCTGGCGCTATGGGTTTTCACGCGATCACGGGCAGGGCTGGCGAAGCGCAGTGAGCTAACGTCCATCATACCTTTCGCACTGGTTGCCGCTACGTTATTGGCCGCCGCCTTTAGTAATCCTCGTTACCGGGGCCTGCTTGAGTTCTCCCTGAACTTGCGCACACCTTTGGAGTCGCTCGTGCATAACGCCGCCGCCTTGCCCGTGACGCTTTCTCTGCTAGCGAGGCCGTGGTCGCTCGCCGCGGAGCATTCCGCGCGTCTGGGGCCATACGCCGTGAGCGCGGGGGCGATCTTCATTCTGGCCTGGATTGGCGTCGCTTGCTGGGCTTCGCGCAAACGCCATTGGCTCATGTTCGGAATGCTTTGGCCTGTCATCGCACTACTGCCGGCGCATTCCTTCATCGCCAAGGCAGATTCGGTCAGCGAGACTTCTCTTTACCTCGCTTGGGTGGGTCCGAGCATCGCCCTTGGGATGGGCTCGCGCGCTTGGTGCTCCACCAAAAGCTGCCGAACGGTGATGAGCGGAGCGGCAGTTCTTCTAGTGGCCGTTTGCGGTTGGCGCACCATCGTATGGGGCGATCAGGTTCTCCTGTGGCGCGAGGCGGTCACCGAGGCGCCGTTATCGGCCCGTGCGTGGAACAACCTGGGATTGGCCTACATGGGGCGGAATAATTCGAACGCGGCAATGCACGCTTTCGAAACGGCGCTCAAACTAGACCCCGGTAATGCGCGAGCGATTCGAAATCTCGGCGTCCTGGAAATAGTGAAGTGA
- a CDS encoding electron transfer flavoprotein-ubiquinone oxidoreductase, translated as MEYDVVIVGAGPAGLAAAIRLKQLASEHKHETSVCVLEKGSEVGAHVLSGAVMDPRALAELLPDWQAQGAPLVTPVSEDRFLFLNESRSFKTPNWMLPACFQNHGNYVTSLGNVCRWLAAQAEALGVEIFPGFAAAEVLYDERGRVKGAATGDMGIGKDGKPTGAHQPGMELLAKYTFFAEGCRGHLGKQIQKRFHLTDDRDPQVYGIGLKELWEIKPEKHLPGLVIHTAGWPLQSDTYGGSFLYHMENNLVSIGFVVGLGYSNPYLSPFEEFQRYKTHPSIRTYLEGGKRLAYGARAITAGGLQSLPKLIFPGGCLIGDDAGFLNASRIKGSHAAIKSGMLAANAAFDAVKDGRSRDELASYPEAFRKSWLHEELHRARNFKPWMSKGLYWGTLMVGIDQIVFGGKAPWTLRHRHADHESLAGKSAVRPISYAKPDGVLTFDRLSSVFVSNTNHTEDQPAHLTLRDQDVPIRVNLEKFDAPEQRYCPAGVYEIVTGERGPRLQINAQNCVHCKTCDIKDPTQNITWVTPEGGGGPNYPNM; from the coding sequence ATGGAGTACGACGTCGTGATTGTTGGAGCGGGGCCAGCCGGTCTCGCGGCGGCCATCCGGCTCAAGCAACTCGCCTCCGAGCACAAGCATGAGACCAGTGTGTGCGTTTTGGAGAAGGGGTCCGAGGTGGGTGCCCATGTTCTGAGCGGCGCGGTGATGGATCCTCGTGCCCTGGCCGAACTGCTTCCGGACTGGCAAGCGCAAGGCGCGCCGCTGGTGACGCCCGTGAGCGAGGACCGTTTTCTATTCCTAAACGAATCCCGTTCCTTCAAAACCCCCAACTGGATGCTACCCGCCTGCTTTCAGAACCATGGTAACTACGTCACAAGCCTGGGAAATGTATGCCGGTGGCTGGCGGCGCAAGCGGAAGCCTTGGGCGTGGAGATATTTCCCGGCTTCGCGGCAGCCGAAGTTTTGTACGACGAACGCGGCCGTGTCAAAGGGGCAGCCACCGGCGACATGGGTATCGGCAAGGATGGAAAACCCACGGGGGCGCACCAGCCCGGCATGGAACTCCTGGCCAAGTACACATTTTTCGCCGAGGGCTGCCGGGGCCATCTAGGCAAGCAGATTCAAAAACGCTTTCACTTGACCGATGATCGCGATCCCCAGGTGTACGGGATCGGACTGAAGGAATTGTGGGAGATCAAACCCGAAAAGCACCTACCGGGCTTGGTGATTCACACCGCTGGCTGGCCTCTGCAATCGGACACCTACGGCGGATCGTTTCTCTATCACATGGAGAACAATCTGGTCTCCATCGGATTCGTGGTTGGCCTTGGATATAGCAATCCTTACTTGAGTCCATTCGAGGAATTTCAGCGGTACAAAACGCACCCTAGCATACGAACCTATCTCGAAGGCGGTAAGCGGCTCGCCTACGGTGCGCGAGCCATCACCGCGGGCGGCCTGCAATCGTTGCCAAAACTCATCTTCCCGGGCGGATGCTTGATCGGAGATGACGCAGGCTTTCTCAATGCGTCACGCATCAAAGGTAGTCATGCCGCCATCAAATCCGGCATGTTGGCCGCGAATGCCGCCTTCGACGCCGTGAAGGACGGGCGTTCGCGCGACGAACTCGCCAGCTACCCAGAAGCCTTCCGCAAGAGTTGGTTGCACGAAGAACTGCACCGCGCGCGTAACTTCAAACCTTGGATGAGCAAGGGTTTGTATTGGGGCACGCTGATGGTGGGCATCGACCAGATCGTCTTCGGAGGCAAGGCGCCGTGGACTCTTCGCCACCGCCATGCCGATCACGAATCCCTGGCCGGCAAATCCGCCGTGCGGCCCATCTCCTATGCAAAGCCCGATGGCGTCCTCACCTTCGACCGCCTGTCATCGGTATTCGTCTCCAACACCAACCACACGGAAGACCAACCGGCCCATCTCACCCTAAGGGACCAAGACGTTCCCATCCGCGTCAACTTGGAGAAATTCGATGCGCCCGAGCAGCGCTATTGCCCAGCGGGCGTCTATGAAATAGTGACCGGAGAACGGGGACCACGCCTGCAAATCAACGCGCAGAACTGCGTGCATTGCAAGACCTGCGACATCAAGGATCCCACACAGAACATCACTTGGGTGACACCCGAAGGCGGAGGCGGACCCAACTATCCCAACATGTGA